The Streptomyces nigra genome includes the window CGACAAGCGCCTCGCCGAGCTCGGCGACGCCGCACCCGCGCACGAGAAGGCACGCGCCGAGATGCTGGTGTCGGACGCCCGCGCGGCGGTCAAGGAGGAGGCGGGCGTGGAGCGGGTGCGGCCCCTGACGTCCGAACTGCAGCAGGTGCTGTCCGGGCTGCTGGCGCACCAGGGCGGCGCCGGCACGGCCGGTCCCGGCCAGGACACCACCGGGGACGGCGCGACCGGCGGCGGCCCGGCCGGCGGCGGTGGCGGTGACGACGACGTCATCGACGCCGAGTTCGACAAGGACTGAGGAACCTTCGACAAGGACCGAGGAACCGAGGAACCGCCATGCCGATCCACCCCAGGCAATCCGACCCGGCCGTGCCGGACCCGGCCGCTCCGGAAGGTGCCGTACGCCCGCCGGACCCGGCCGACCCGGCTCCGGAGGGTGCCGTACTCCCTCCGCGCGGGGACCTGCCGCCTGCGGGCTCGCCGGCCGGGGCGGGGCCCGACACGGACAAGGGACCCGGCCCCGACGCGGCCGGCGGCCCCGCCCCGGCCGAGGACGATCATGCGGCCGAGCTCAGGGAACTCGAGGACCGCTGGCGGCGCGCGCTCGCCGACCTCGACAACCTCCGCAAGCGCCATGCCAGGGAACTGGAACGGGAGCGGGCGGCCGAGCGGTCCCGCACGGCCGCCGCCTTCCTGCCCGTCCTGGACAACCTCGAACTCGCCCTGACCCATGCCGGAGCCGACCCCGACGCGATCGTGGAGGGCGTCCGCGCGGTCCGCGACCAGGCGGTGAACGTCCTCGCACTGCTCGGCTACCCGCGGCACGCGGAGACCGGCGTCGCCTTCGACCCGGCCAAGCACGAGGTGGTCGGCGTCGTCCAGGACTCCGACGCCCCACCGGGCACCGTCGTCGAGGTGCTGCGCCCGGGCTACGGGGACGGCCAACTCCAGCTCAGGCCCGCCGCCGTGACCGTCGCGAAGCGGGAGTGAGCGGTCATGGCACGGGACTTCTACCAGGTGCTGGGCGTGTCACGGACCGCGAGCCAGGACGAGATCCAGCAGGCCTACCGCAAACTCGCCCGCAAGTACCACCCCGACGTCAACAAGGACCCCGAGGCGGAGGAACGCTTCAAGGACCTCAACGAGGCGTACAGCGTCCTGTCGGACCCCAAGACCCGGGCCCGGTACGACCGCTTCGGCGAGGACTTCCGGAAGGTCCCCGAGGACTGGGAGGAGCGGGTCGGTGCCGGCACCGGACCCGGCGGTGGCTTCCGCGGCCGCAGGACCGCGGGTGCGGGCGGCCCCCGTGTCCGCTACACCGGCTTCGGAGACGACTTCGGGGCGGAGGGCGTCGACATCGAGGACCTGCTCGGCTCGCTCTTCGGAGCGGGCGCCGGCCCCGGCGGTGTACCGGGGGCCGACCAGGAGGCCGAGCTGCCGCTCACCGTCGAGGAGGCGTACCGGGGCGGCCGCCGCACCGTCACGCTCGCCGGCCCGGACGGGCAGCCGCGACGGTACGAGGTGAACGTACCCTCTGGCGTCACCGACGGGCAGCGCATCCGCCTGGCGGGCGAGGGCGGCCGGGGCAGCGGTGGCGCCGCCGCCGGGGATCTGTATCTGCGGGTGAGCATCCGACCGCACCCCCTCTTCCGGCTGGACGGCCGGGACGTGTACGCGCAGCTCCCGGTCACCCCCTGGGAGGCCGCGCTGGGCGCCACGGTTCCGATGCCCACCCCGGGCGGCGACACGGCCAAGGTCACGGTGCCCCCCGGCTCGTCCAGCGGCCGGAGACTGCGGCTGCGCGGCGAGGGCATGCCGAACCCCCGCGGCGCCGACGGCAACCTCTACGCCGAACTCCGCGTCATGGTGCCACCCGAGCTCAGCGACCGGGAGCGCGAGCTGTTCGAGGAGCTCGCCGCCACCTCTTCGTACGACCCCAGGAGGACGTCATGAGCGACCGACCCTCATGGGGGACGACCGGTGACCGGACCGCACGGGCCGACACGGGCGGGCGCCCTGAACGGATCAGCGCCGGCGTCACGGCAGTGCGGTACCCGCTCGTCCCCGTGCCCAGGCTCTCCCTGGACAGCGTGGCCCGCCGCGCCGGCGTCCACCCCGACCTGGTCCGGCGGTTCGTCGCCCTGGGCCTGGTCGAGGCAGAGCGCGACGCCGCCGGACGCCTGGTGTTCGAACCCACGGCCCCGGCGGTCATCGCCCGCGTTCAGCGGCTGCGCTCCGGTCTGTGCCTCAACTACGCATCCATCGGTCTGGTGCTCGACCTGCTGGACCGCATCAGCCTGCTCGAAGCCGCACTGCGCCGCACCGGTACGAGGAGTGACATACCGCCATGGACATGAACCGTCTCACCCAGAAGTCACAGGAAGCCCTCCAGGAGGCGCAGACCGCCGCCGTCCGCATGGGCCAGACCGAGGTCGACGGTGAGCATCTGCTGCTCGCGCTGCTCGACCAGGAGGACGGCCTGATCCCGCGGCTGCTGCGGCAGGCGGGCGGGGAGCCCGACGAGCTCCGTGCGGCGGTGGGGCAGGAGCTGTCCCGCCGGCCCAAGGTGACCGGCCCTGGAGCGGCGCCGGGCCAGGTGTTCGTCACCCAGCGCCTGTCCCGGCTGCTCGACGCGGCCGAGCGGGAGGCCAAACGCCTCAAGGACGAGTACGTGTCCGTGGAGCACCTCCTGCTGGCCCTGGCCGAGGAGGGCTCGTCCACCGCCGCCGGACGGCTGCTCAAGGAGCACGGCATCACCCGGGACTCGTTCCTGAGCGCGCTGACCCGGATCCGCGGCAACCAGCGCGTCACCTCCGCCAACCCCGAAGTCGCCTACGAGGCTTTGGAGAAGTACGGCCGTGATCTGGTCGCCGAGGCCAGGGACGGCAAGCTCGACCCGGTGATCGGCCGGGACGCCGAGATCCGCCGTGTCACCCAGATCCTGAGCCGCAAGACCAAGAACAATCCGGTTCTGATCGGTGACCCGGGTGTCGGCAAGACCGCCATCGTGGAAGGCCTGGCCCAGCGCATCGTCCGCGGCGACGTGCCCGAAGGACTGCGCGACAAGACCGTGTTCGCACTCGACATGGGCTCGCTGGTGGCCGGGGCGAAATACCGCGGCGAGTTCGAGGAACGCCTCAAGGCCGTACTGTCCGAGGTGAAGGCGGCCCAGGGGCACATCCTGCTCTTCGTCGACGAACTCCACACCGTCGTGGGCGCGGGCGCCGCCGAAGGAGCCATGGACGCGGGCAACATGCTCAAGCCGATGCTCGCGCGCGGCGAACTCCACATGATCGGCGCCACCACCCTCGACGAGTACCGCAAGTACATCGAGAAGGACGCCGCCCTCGAACGCCGCTTCCAGCAGGTCCTGGTCGACGAGCCGAGCGTGGAGGACACCATCTCCATCCTGCGCGGGCTGCGCGAACGCCTGGAGATCTTCCACGGTGTGAAGATCCAGGACAACGCGCTGGTGTCCGCGGCCACCCTCAGCCACCGCTACATCACCGACCGGTTCCTGCCCGACAAGGCCATCGACCTCGTCGACGAGGCGTGCGCCCGGTTGCGTACCGAGATCGACTCGATGCCCGCCGAACTGGACGAGATCACCCGCCGCGTCACCCGCCTGGAGATCGAGGAGGCGGCCCTCTCCAAGGAGACCGACCCCGCGAGCAAGAGCCGGCTCGAGGAACTGCGCAAGGAACTCGCCGACCTGCGGGGGGAGGCCGACGCCAAACACGCCCAGTGGGAGGCCGAACGGCAGGCGATCCGCCGTGTGCAGGAGCTGCGCCAGGAACTGGAGCAGGTCCGCCACGACGCCGAGGAGGCCGAACGCGCCTACGACCTCAACCGCGCCGCCGAACTGCGCTACGGCCGACTCCAGGACCTCGAGCGCCGGCTGAAGGCCGAGGAGGAGCAACTGGCCGCCAAGCAGGGGGAGAAGCGGCTGCTGCGCGAGGTCGTCACCGAGGAGGAGATCGCCGAGATCGTCGCCGCCTGGACCGGTGTGCCCGTCGCCCGTCTCCAGGAGGGCGAACGCGAGAAGCTGCTGCGCCTCGACGAGATCCTGCGCGAGCGCGTCATCGGCCAGGACGAGGCCGTCAAACTCGTCACCGACGCGATCATCCGCGCTCGCTCCGGCATCCGCGACCCGCGCCGTCCCATCGGCTCGTTCATCTTCCTCGGCCCCACCGGAGTCGGGAAGACCGAGCTGGCCAAGACCCTCGCCCGGGCCCTGTTCGACTCCGAGGAGAACATGGTGCGGCTCGACATGAGCGAGTACCAGGAGCGGCACACCGTCAGCCGGCTCATGGGCGCACCGCCCGGATACGTCGGCTACGAGGAGGGCGGCCAGCTCACCGAGGCCGTGCGCCGCAAGCCGTACTCGGTCGTGCTGTTCGACGAGGTCGAGAAGGCGCACACCGACGTCTTCAACACCCTGCTGCAGATCCTCGACGACGGCCGCATCACCGACGCCCAGGGCCGCACCGTCGACTTCCGCAACACCGTGATCATCATGACGTCCAACATCGGCTCCGAGCACCTCCTCGACGGCGCCACCGCCGACGGCGAGATCAAGCCGGACGCCCGCGCCCTGGTGATGGGCGAACTGCGGGGGCACTTCCGCCCCGAGTTCCTCAACCGCGTCGACGACATCGTGCTGTTCAGGCCGCTCGGTGAGCGGCAGATCGAGCAGATCGTGGAGCTGCAGTTCAACGAGCTGCGAAGCCGCCTCGCCGAGCGTCGCATCACCGTTGAACTCACCGATTCGGCCCGGGAGCTGATCGCCCACCAGGGCTACGACCCGGTGTACGGGGCCCGGCCGCTGCGGCGCTACATCTCCCACGAGGTCGAGACCCTCGTCGGGCGCGCCCTGCTGCGCGGCGACGTACAGGACGGCGCCACGGTCCGCGTCGACGCCCAGGCCGGAGAGCTGGTGGTCACCTATGACCAGCCCGAGGACGTGAAGGGAGCGCAGGCGGCATGAGCACTGTTCAGGCCACGAACGTCACGTGCCCGCACTGCGGGCGCAGGAACCGGGTGCCCGTGTCCGCCGAGGGCCGCCCCAGGTGTGGCAACTGCAAGCAGCCTCTGCCGTGGATGGCGGACGCGGGCGACGACGACTTCGCCGAGGTCGTCGAGCGGGCCGACGTGCCCGTCGTGGTCGACCTGTGGGCCACCTGGTGCGGCCCCTGCCGCATGGTGAGCCCCGCACTGGAGAAGGTGGCCACCGATCTCGCCGGCCGCATCAAACTCGTCAAGGTCGACATCGACCAGAACCCGCGTCTCGCGCAGCGGTTCGAGGTCCAGGCGGTTCCGACACTGCTGGTCCTCGACAAAGGACAGACCATCGCACGGCAGGCGGGTGCCGCACCCGCCCCTGCCCTGCGGCGCTGGGTGGAGCAGTCGATCGCGGGCCGTGAACCGGCCGGGAAAGGGTGATCAGCCATGACCGTACGAACCGACCCCCACCTCGCGCTCGTCCGGCCGGTCCAGCCACGGACCCCCGAAGGGTGTGAAGAGTGTCTGCTGCTCGGCTCCCCGTGGGTCCACCTGCGGCTCTGCCTGACCTGCGGCCACGTCGGCTGCTGCGACTCCTCGCCGAACAAGCACGCACGCCGTCATGCCGCCGCCGACGGCCATCCGATCGTGTCGTCGCTGGAGCCCGGCGAGGACTGGCGATGGTGCTTCGTCCACGAGGCGTTCGTGTGATGTCCGCCGACGAGACGCGGCCCAACGCGGCGCAGGTGCCGGACGAGACGGAGGAGAGCGGCCCCTTCGAGACCGCCGACATCTACGGCGCCTATCCCCGCCTGCCGGAGGACCAGATCGACCGCCTGGCGCAGCGTGGCCGGCGGCGCGAAGTCGACGCCGGCGATGTGCTGATCCGGGAGGGGGAGCGGTGCGAGACCTTCTACGTCGTCCTCAGCGGCTCGGTCTCCATCGTCGAGGGCTACGGCACGCCCGACGAACGTCTGCTGCGTGTGCACGGCCCCGGCCGCTTCATCGGCGAGCTCGGTCTCCTGAACGGGCAGGTGGCCTTCTACACCGCCGTGATCAGGGACGCCGGTGAGGTCCTCGCCGTGTCCATGGATCAGCTGCGTGACCTGGTGGCCCGGGACTCCGTCCTCGGCGATCTGGTGCTGCGCGCCTGCCTCGGCCGGCGTGCTTTGCTCGTCGGGCAGGGCGCCGGTTTCCGCATCGTCGGTTCGCGCTATTCGCCCGACACCCGGCGGCTGCGTGAGTTCGCCGCGCGCAACCGGCTGCCGTACCGCTGGATCGATCTGGAGACGGACGAGGAGGCCGAGGAGCTGCTGCGCCGTTTCGGCGTGGGCCCGGAAGAGACGCCGCTCGTCATCTGGCGGGACACCACTCTGCTGCGCAACCCCAGCAACGCGGAACTGGCCCGGCTCATGGGCCTGCCCTCGCTGCCTGCGGGAAACCATCACGGCGATCTCCTGATCGTCGGCTCCGGACCCGCCGGTCTCGCCGCCGCGGTGAACGCCGCCTCGGAGGGTCTCGGTACGACCCTGGTCGAGGCGATGGCCACCGGCGGTCAGGCCGGGACGTCGTCCCGCATCGAGAATCTGCTCGGCTTCCCCTCCGGCATCTCCGGCGCCGAGCTCACCGACCGCGCCGTGCTCCAGGCCGACAAGTTCGGCGCCCGGATCAGCGTTCCGGCGGAGGCGGCCCGCCTAGAACCGCGCGACGGCCATTACGCCGTCGGGTTCGCCGACGGCAGCGAGATCAGCGCCCGCTCCGTCGTCCTGGCCACCGGCGCCCGCTACCGACGCCTCCACGTGCCCGGCATCGAACGCCTGGAGGGAACGAGCGTCCACTACTCGGCGACCGTCTACGAGGCCCGGCAGTGCCGCACCGACCCGGTGGCCGTCGTCGGCGGCGGCAACTCCGCGGGCCAGGCCGTACTCTTCCTGGCCGGGTACGCACCGCAGGTGTATCTGCTCGTCCGTGGGCCGAGCCTCGAGGCACACATGTCGCGCTACCTGATCGATCAGGTCGAGCGCCACCCGCGGGTGCGCGTGCTGCTGCACACCGAGGTGACCGAGGCACTCGGCGACAAGGTGCTGGAGGCGGTCACCGTGGTCGACCACCGTACGGGCGAGCATCAGCAGCTCGCGGTGCGGTCCCTGTTCGTCTTCACCGGCGCCGAGCCCCACACCGAGTGGCTGTCCGACGCGCTCGCCCTCGACGCGCGCGGCTTCGTGCTCACCGGGGCCGAGGCGCAGGCCTGTTCCGTCCCCGGACTGTGGCAGAGCCAGGGCCGCGACTGCCTGACGTTGGAGACCAGCCTGCCTGGTGTCTTCGCCGTCGGCGACGTCCGCAGCGGCTCGGTGAAACGCGTGGCCTCCGCGGTCGGTGAAGGCGCGATGAGCATCCACTTCGTGCACCGCCACCTGGGCCACACGGCCGCGCCCGGCGGCACCGACAGCTCCCCGCGTACCCGTCAGAAGGAGTCCGCGTGGCTCGGATGACCCCGAAGAGAGACGAGATCACGAGCAGGAGAAGGAGGCGATGGGAATGACTACGCCCGTCCGGCACCAACGGGGTGCGGCCATGCAGGCCAGGCCAGTTGGCTGGGCCCGCAATCCGCTGACGGAGTTCGACCAACTGCTCAGCGAGATGAGCGGACTGATCGAATCCACGATGGGAGCCGCGGCGCCCGCAGTCGCGTGGACACCCCTGGCGGACGTCACGGAGTCCGACGACGGTTTCCGCATCGAGATCGAACTCCCCGGTGTCAAGAGCAAGGACATCGACATCGAAGCGAACGGCCAGGAGCTGGTGGTCACCGGAGAGATCAAGGAGAAGGAACGCAAAGGTGTCCTGCGACGGAGCACCCGCCGCACCGGATCCTTCGAATACCGGCTGCGGCTGCCCGGAGAGGTCGACACGGACAAGATCAACGCGCAGATGTCGGACGGGGTGCTCTCCATCACCGTCCCCAAGGCCGAGGTGGCGAAGCCCCGGCACGTCGAGATCCGCGAGGCGAGTGAAGGCACCGGGAACGACGGCTGACGCGCGGGCCGCGGTTTCGGACACCCGTCCGGCACCGCGGTCGGGCCGGCGAGTCACGGCGTCGGGGGTGAGTCATGAGGGACGTCCCCTCATGGCGGTGGAGACCGCTTCACCGCGGTGGAGACCCGTTGCCGGCCCCCTTGCGGCGCCTCAGGCGCCAGGTGCGCAGCAGCCGGCGGGGGAGCAGGCCCAGCGGCGCCCGCCGGCCCATGTCCGCCGAGTCCTCGCGGTCGAATGCCTGCGCGTCACGCTCGGCGTCCTGGGGCGTCGGATACCGCTTGCTCCCCTGGGCACCGCACCCACGGGCGCAGCGCCAGCGCATCGTGTCCCCGGACTGACCCGTGACGCACCCGGAACGAAAGGCCCACGCATATGGTTGATACAGGCTTCTCCTCGTTCGACACCATGGTGGACAAGGCCAATCGGCTCCTCAAGGACGTCGAAGAGGCCTTCGGATGGCCCAGGGAACGGCGCAAGCAGTCCTACGCGGCGCTGCGGGCGGTGCTGCACCCGCTCCGGGACCGTCTCCCCGTCGAGACGGCCGTACAGTTCGGCGCCCAGATGCCGACCCTCATCAGGGGCATCTACTACGACGGTTGGAAACCGGCCGACTCGCCGGTGAAGATGAGCAATGAGGAGTTCTTCGCACGGGTCCGGAGTGAATTCCCCTATACGGTCCACGGTGGCACCGACCAGCTCGTGCGCACCGTCCTGAAAACCCTGGCGCTGCACGTGAGCGCCGGCGAATGGGAACATCTGAAATCCCGGGTGCCGAACTCGTTCGCCGCGCTCCTGCCGTGACGTGGTCACGGATCAGGGGGCTGCCACTCGAACAGCAGAATGGTGGCGTCGTCGCTGAGCCTGTTCTGCCGGTGATCGAGGATGGAATGGATGAGCAGACGCAGCACTTCCGGGGCGTTCTGCCCCGCCGCGGTGGACCGGATGATGTAGTCGGTGAAGCGCTCCAGCCCGAACTCCTCGCCCGCCTCGTTGCGTGACTCGACGACGCCGTCCGAGTACAGCAGGATGCGGTCCCCGGGTTCGAGGCGGACCTCGTGCACCTGACGGGCGGTCCCGGCGAGACGCGCCGGCAGCCCCAGAGGAGGCTCAGAGGGCCTGTCCAACGCCGCGTGGAGCAGACGGTGGCGACGGATGAGCAAGGGAGGCGGATGCCCGCAGTTGCACCACCGCAGCACACCAGTGGGAATGTGCAACTGTGTGAAGACCCCCGTGCAGAACTGATCCGGCAGCCACTTCGCCAGCGCATCGTCCACCTTGCCCACGAGTTCGGCGAGGCCCGCCCCACTACGGCGGGCATTACGGCAGCCCGCCATGGCGACCGACGTCGCGAGTCCGGACGCCAGATCGTGCCCCATGCCGTCCAGGACCGTGGTGTGCAGAAGGTCCTCGGTGAATACGTGGTCGAAAGCGTCGCCACCCAGTTCGTACGCGGGCTCCAGAGCCGCCGTCGAGACAACGCGCCCGGTGCCGATCGACCGGGGCGGCAGAAAGGCCCTCACCATCTCCGTGGGCAGATGCATCGGCCTGGTACGCATGCGCTGCGCGATGGTGTCACTGTAGGTGCGCTTGGACGTGATGATCAGCGCGAGGAGCAACGCCGTCGTTCGGCAGCGCCGCAGCCTCAGCCCGTCCAGGGTGCCCACGGTGAATTCCACGACGCCCAGCCGCTCCGCTCCGTCGGCCAGGGGCAGCCATACGTCCAGCTCGCCGGACGGGGTTTCCTCCACGCGCAGAGAGTTGGTGCGGTAGGTCCACCCTGCCAGCGACGTGTCGAGGTCCATGTCCGGCTCGGCCTCGACAAAGGGCACCAGCAGTCTTTGCTGGATGTCGACCAGATAGATCGCCGCCGTACCCAAGCCGACGGCCTCGGTGTACCGGTTCAGGGCGACGGGCAGTTCCGCGGGCGACGCCAGCTGGGCCGCCCGGACGAGTTCCTCCAGCAGCAGCTCCCCCGACCCGACGGACGGGTTCCTGTCCATGCATCCGATGATCCCCGCGGGACCGAGCCGCCACAATCCGAGCGCTCGGGCAACTGGGTGTAGCGCTGCGGCACGGGCCCTGCACATCGCACAGCCTGCCGCCCCTGCCGTAACCGCGACCGCGCCCCTACAGAAGCAGGTCGAAGACGGCTCGGGCTTCGTCCCAGTGCTGCGTCTGGGGGTTCTTCAGGTCGGGGTGGAGGATCTTGAAGCTCTGGGCCAGGGCGAGGCTGAGTCCGCCGATGATCTCGGGATAGGCCGCCTCGGTGTCCTCGTCGGGTGCGCGGTCGAGAGCGGGGTGGGTGGCGAGCTGTTCAAGGATGGGCTTGATTTCCAGTTCCTCGTCGATCGTCCGGAAGCGATGAATGCTCTCCTGCAGGCCCTTTGTGATCGGCAGGTCGCAGGTCCTGATGATGTCGCGCCCGTTGGCCTTGGCCGTGGCCTGGGCGACGGTCAGCAGGTCGTAGAGCTTGGTGTCGACGAAGTCGCTGTAACGCTTGAGATCGTTCTTGTCGACGTCCAGCCCTGCGGCCGTACGGAAGAACTTCTCGAACCTGGCGATGGACATCACGGTCATGACGGCAACCTCCGCCTCCGGGCGCCGGGCGGCTCCCGGCCCCCTGTCTCCCAGCCAGCGTGGCCGATGGAGCGCGCGAAGGCTTGCGCCTGCCGGGCCCAACGAGCGACCCGCGATTGCCCTGCCAGGACCATGAGCCCGACTGCCCGGGCGCCGGGGCCGGTGAACGGGGGGTCTTCCATGCGGGGGGTGGGCCTTCACGAGCTGCCCCGCCCTAGGGTCTTTCGTTTGGATCATGCCGGGCTCGCGGGGTCTGGCACCGCACCTCGCCGCGTTGTCGTCGGTTGCCATGGCGCCCTCCTCCGCCTTGCGATGCGCGGCACCGGACCCCACTCCCTGATCCGGCCTGATCCAAACGAAAGACCCTAGTGGGGCACGCTCGCCGGACGAGCGCGCCTACCTGGTCCGGCCGGCCCGGCCGAGCCGGACGGCCAACCGCAGGGGAGGACCGGAGAAGCTGCGGCCCGCGGTCCAGGCACTCGTCGACTTCCGCCAGCGGACAGGCCGCGATCGTCGTCGGCCGCGTGCCGATGTCCTGGGCGGCAGCCGGCTCGGGTTCGCCTTGTCGGGGCTCCCGACGCCGGACCCCGCCTCGGACGAGCCCCGTCCGAACACTGCCCGCATCACCTTCCTCGACATGTCGGCCCGGGACCTCTTCCCGAGCTGAGCGTGCACAGCGCCGATGCTGGACGAAGAAGTGGTGCGCCTGACCGACGCCCCCGGTACGCGCATCATCTTCAGCGGCGCCGACGAAGGCACCGAGTCCGCCGAGCGGCTGCGACTGCCGGCCACACTCACGTGAGAACGGGCGCCGTCCGAGCTCGGCGTTGCGCCGCCGGTCATCGCCGCGCAACGCCCAACGACGACGCAGGGGCAGAAGCCCCCGCCGGGGCAGACCGTCGTTCCACCACAGCGTCGGCTGTGGACCCGGGCTCAGGCGGCTGACCAGGCCGACGGGCTCCGCCGAAGAGCCGTCACGGCGACACGGCTGGTACGGCCACATCGAGGCCGCGGGCGGCGACGAGCCGGGCGCTGCCGTCGGCCAGGCGGTACGAAAGACCCACCACACCGAGACGGCCCTCAGCCACTCGATCGGCCAGGACTCGGGAGCGTTCCAGCAGCAGGTCCACCGTGTTCTCGATGTGCTCGGCCAGGATCTCGTCGGCGCTTTCGCGTCCGGCCGCCCGGGCCGAGAGCACGCTGGGGGTCACCCGCTCGACGACGTCACGAACGAAGCCGCCGGGCGTCCGCCCGTCCTCCAGGGCCGAGCAGGCCGCGGCGACGGCGCCGCACGAGTCGTGGCCGAGGACGACGACCAGCGGTGCGTCGAGTACGGCAGCCCCGAACTCGATCGATCCGAGCACCTCGGTTCCGGCGACATGGCCGGCGGTACGGACCACGAACAGGTCGCCGAGGCCACGGTCGAAGATGATCTCGGCCGCGAGGCGGGAGTCCGAGCAACCGAACAGCACGGCGAACGGACTCTGCGACGGTGCGGTCTCGGCACGGCGGAGTGCGTCCTGGTTGGGGTGCTCCGGCGTGCCGGCGACGAAGCGCTGGTTGCCCTCCATGAGGAGTTCGAAGGCGGCATGGGGGTCCGGGGTCTGGATCTTCTCAGGCATACCCGCAGCCTACGAAGCCGATGGGGCGGCTGCACAGCCTGGCTGCGTCGACCGCTTCTCCGCAGGAGTCCGCGGGCTCGCCGCAGCAGCCTCCCGCAGCCGTTCTTCGCCGGCGTCGCCAGGGAAGGGGTGGCGCAGGGCGCGCGGTCGAGCCACCCGCCCACGACTGAAGCCGGTCGTGGGAGCCGCTCCACGACCCGCTGCCCGAGCTGGCGGCAAACGCCGCCCCTGGAAGTGAACGAGACCTGTCGGGTCAGGCTCAGCCACCCTCTGGGGCAACGGTGTGATCCATTGCCTTCTGGACGGCGGGGATCAGGTCTGCGGTCCGTTCGAATTGGCCGCGCCGCCGGCGCCCGACCCCGGTGTGGTGTCGCCGACGCGTTCGGCCTGCTCTTTTGGCGCCGCCCCTCGCTCGCAGTGATGCGCGACCCTCCGACACGCTCGCCGTAATGGTGACCCGGGCGACCGCGCCGGCCGGTTGCCTGCGACCACAGGCGGCATGAATCGCCGGCCTCAGAGCCCCGGCATCACGGGGGCGCCGGGCCATCAGCAACTACAGTGCTGTAGAAGTCTCTTCTGGATCTTGCTCGCGCGACGAGCAGTCGTGCTCTCGGCAGCGGCGACCCGTCGCACACACGGAGGAGAAGAAGCAGCAGAATGCCGCAGCACCAAGATCAAGAGGCCGAGGCCGAGGCCAATGCCCCGTCCGGACGGCGACGAGTCGCCCTGTACTGCCGCGGTGTCACCGAGGCACGCTGGTTCGCGCTCACCGTCTTCGCCGTGATCCTCGGCAACGCCGTCCTGCTGGGGCTGGAGACGTACTCCGGTCTCGCCCAGGAGTGGCACAGCTGGTTACGGTTGGCCGAGCACGTCTGCCTGGCCGCCTTCACCGTCGAGATCGTGCTGCGCATGGCCGCGTACGCGGACAGGCCCCGCGCCTTTTGGAAGGACCCCTGGAACGTCTTCGACCTCGCGGTCGTCCTGTGTGCCTTCGCACCCGTCGTCCGTGAGAACACCACCGTGCTGCGGCTGCTCAGGCTGGCCAGGGTCCTGCGGACTGCCCGCTTCCTGCCCCAGGTGCGCATCGTGCTCGTCGCCGTGGGCCGCAGTCTCCCCGGCACCTTGAGCTTCCTGCTCGTCGGCGCCCTGCTGCTGTACGTGTACGCGATGGTCGGCTGGGTCTTCTTCGGCCGCCACGACCCCGAGCACTACGGCTCCATCGGTCGCGCAGTGCTCACCCTTTTCCTGCTGATGACCCTGGACGGGATCGGGGACGCCGTGCGCGCAGGCCTGGAGATCTCCCGCTGGAGCCTCCTCTACTACGCCTCCTATGTTTTGCTCGCGTCGTTCGTCCTGGTCAACGTCCTCATCGGTGTCGTTCTCACCTCTCTCGAGGAGGCCAAAGGCATGGACG containing:
- a CDS encoding FAD-dependent oxidoreductase, with translation MSADETRPNAAQVPDETEESGPFETADIYGAYPRLPEDQIDRLAQRGRRREVDAGDVLIREGERCETFYVVLSGSVSIVEGYGTPDERLLRVHGPGRFIGELGLLNGQVAFYTAVIRDAGEVLAVSMDQLRDLVARDSVLGDLVLRACLGRRALLVGQGAGFRIVGSRYSPDTRRLREFAARNRLPYRWIDLETDEEAEELLRRFGVGPEETPLVIWRDTTLLRNPSNAELARLMGLPSLPAGNHHGDLLIVGSGPAGLAAAVNAASEGLGTTLVEAMATGGQAGTSSRIENLLGFPSGISGAELTDRAVLQADKFGARISVPAEAARLEPRDGHYAVGFADGSEISARSVVLATGARYRRLHVPGIERLEGTSVHYSATVYEARQCRTDPVAVVGGGNSAGQAVLFLAGYAPQVYLLVRGPSLEAHMSRYLIDQVERHPRVRVLLHTEVTEALGDKVLEAVTVVDHRTGEHQQLAVRSLFVFTGAEPHTEWLSDALALDARGFVLTGAEAQACSVPGLWQSQGRDCLTLETSLPGVFAVGDVRSGSVKRVASAVGEGAMSIHFVHRHLGHTAAPGGTDSSPRTRQKESAWLG
- a CDS encoding ion transporter; its protein translation is MPQHQDQEAEAEANAPSGRRRVALYCRGVTEARWFALTVFAVILGNAVLLGLETYSGLAQEWHSWLRLAEHVCLAAFTVEIVLRMAAYADRPRAFWKDPWNVFDLAVVLCAFAPVVRENTTVLRLLRLARVLRTARFLPQVRIVLVAVGRSLPGTLSFLLVGALLLYVYAMVGWVFFGRHDPEHYGSIGRAVLTLFLLMTLDGIGDAVRAGLEISRWSLLYYASYVLLASFVLVNVLIGVVLTSLEEAKGMDEEREQPRARRRTPRPQDEQLLLHRIEVAHRALDDLERDIARSTDSAPLRVGHRERDVPSLDGRT
- a CDS encoding PP2C family protein-serine/threonine phosphatase, which gives rise to MDRNPSVGSGELLLEELVRAAQLASPAELPVALNRYTEAVGLGTAAIYLVDIQQRLLVPFVEAEPDMDLDTSLAGWTYRTNSLRVEETPSGELDVWLPLADGAERLGVVEFTVGTLDGLRLRRCRTTALLLALIITSKRTYSDTIAQRMRTRPMHLPTEMVRAFLPPRSIGTGRVVSTAALEPAYELGGDAFDHVFTEDLLHTTVLDGMGHDLASGLATSVAMAGCRNARRSGAGLAELVGKVDDALAKWLPDQFCTGVFTQLHIPTGVLRWCNCGHPPPLLIRRHRLLHAALDRPSEPPLGLPARLAGTARQVHEVRLEPGDRILLYSDGVVESRNEAGEEFGLERFTDYIIRSTAAGQNAPEVLRLLIHSILDHRQNRLSDDATILLFEWQPPDP
- a CDS encoding Hsp20/alpha crystallin family protein, which translates into the protein MTTPVRHQRGAAMQARPVGWARNPLTEFDQLLSEMSGLIESTMGAAAPAVAWTPLADVTESDDGFRIEIELPGVKSKDIDIEANGQELVVTGEIKEKERKGVLRRSTRRTGSFEYRLRLPGEVDTDKINAQMSDGVLSITVPKAEVAKPRHVEIREASEGTGNDG
- a CDS encoding DUF1931 family protein; the protein is MTVMSIARFEKFFRTAAGLDVDKNDLKRYSDFVDTKLYDLLTVAQATAKANGRDIIRTCDLPITKGLQESIHRFRTIDEELEIKPILEQLATHPALDRAPDEDTEAAYPEIIGGLSLALAQSFKILHPDLKNPQTQHWDEARAVFDLLL
- a CDS encoding carbonic anhydrase, which gives rise to MPEKIQTPDPHAAFELLMEGNQRFVAGTPEHPNQDALRRAETAPSQSPFAVLFGCSDSRLAAEIIFDRGLGDLFVVRTAGHVAGTEVLGSIEFGAAVLDAPLVVVLGHDSCGAVAAACSALEDGRTPGGFVRDVVERVTPSVLSARAAGRESADEILAEHIENTVDLLLERSRVLADRVAEGRLGVVGLSYRLADGSARLVAARGLDVAVPAVSP
- a CDS encoding DUF2267 domain-containing protein; the encoded protein is MVDKANRLLKDVEEAFGWPRERRKQSYAALRAVLHPLRDRLPVETAVQFGAQMPTLIRGIYYDGWKPADSPVKMSNEEFFARVRSEFPYTVHGGTDQLVRTVLKTLALHVSAGEWEHLKSRVPNSFAALLP